In a single window of the Saccharothrix australiensis genome:
- a CDS encoding 3-oxoacyl-ACP reductase — MGQRLEGRVAVVTGGGSGIGLATARRLADEGARVVVADVDAVAGKAAADAVDGLFAHVDVTDEEQVVELYRTTVDAFGSVDVAFNNAGISPPEDDSILTTGIEAWERVQRVNLTSVYLCCKHVIPHMLRQGRGSVVNTASFVATMGAATSQISYTASKGGVLALSRELGVQFAREGVRVNALSPGPVDTPLLRELFAKDPERAARRLVHVPMGRFARAEEIAAAVAFLASDDSSFITASNFLVDGGISGAYVTPL, encoded by the coding sequence ATGGGACAGCGACTGGAAGGCCGGGTGGCGGTCGTCACCGGCGGCGGCAGCGGCATCGGCCTGGCCACCGCGCGCCGGCTCGCGGACGAGGGCGCGCGGGTCGTCGTCGCCGACGTCGACGCCGTGGCGGGCAAGGCCGCGGCCGACGCCGTGGACGGGCTGTTCGCGCACGTGGACGTCACCGACGAGGAGCAGGTCGTCGAGCTGTACCGGACGACCGTGGACGCCTTCGGCTCGGTCGACGTCGCGTTCAACAACGCGGGCATCTCGCCGCCCGAGGACGACTCGATCCTCACCACCGGCATCGAGGCGTGGGAGCGGGTGCAGCGGGTCAACCTCACCTCGGTGTACCTGTGCTGCAAGCACGTCATCCCGCACATGCTGCGCCAGGGCCGGGGCTCGGTGGTCAACACGGCGTCGTTCGTCGCCACGATGGGCGCGGCCACCTCGCAGATCTCCTACACCGCCTCGAAGGGCGGCGTGCTGGCGCTGAGCCGCGAACTGGGCGTGCAGTTCGCGCGGGAGGGCGTGCGGGTCAACGCCCTGTCACCCGGGCCGGTCGACACGCCGCTGCTGCGCGAGCTGTTCGCGAAGGACCCGGAACGGGCGGCGCGGCGGCTGGTGCACGTGCCGATGGGCCGGTTCGCGCGGGCGGAGGAGATCGCGGCGGCGGTGGCGTTCCTGGCCAGTGACGACTCGTCGTTCATCACCGCGTCGAACTTCCTGGTGGACGGCGGCATCTCGGGCGCGTACGTGACACCGCTGTGA
- a CDS encoding gamma-glutamyl-gamma-aminobutyrate hydrolase family protein, translating to MVSNGSRPLIGLSTYLERTRFGVWDVPAAVLHRDYVDAVARAGGNPVLLPPQGEWDARAIGFLDGLVLTGGNDVDPARYGAARDPRTGPANPERDDAELALARAALDLDLPLLAVCRGAQVLNVVLGGTLRQHVEGHQVTPAVYEKVDVAVRAGSALAGIVGPSLSVLCHHHQALDRLGDGLAVVATAPDGVAEAVEAQGLRFALGVQSHPEAAREDRLFAALVAAARKGAR from the coding sequence GTGGTTTCGAACGGCTCTAGGCCGCTGATCGGCCTCAGCACCTACCTGGAGCGCACCAGGTTCGGCGTGTGGGACGTGCCCGCGGCGGTGCTGCACCGCGACTACGTCGACGCGGTGGCGCGAGCGGGCGGCAACCCCGTCCTGCTGCCGCCGCAGGGCGAGTGGGACGCCCGCGCGATCGGCTTCCTGGACGGCCTGGTGCTCACCGGCGGCAACGACGTCGACCCGGCCCGGTACGGCGCGGCGCGCGACCCGCGCACCGGCCCGGCGAACCCCGAGCGCGACGACGCGGAGCTGGCGCTGGCGCGCGCGGCGCTCGACCTCGACCTGCCGCTGCTGGCCGTGTGCCGGGGCGCGCAGGTGCTCAACGTGGTGCTCGGCGGCACCCTGCGCCAGCACGTCGAGGGGCACCAGGTGACACCGGCGGTGTACGAGAAGGTGGACGTCGCGGTGCGCGCGGGCAGCGCGCTCGCCGGGATCGTCGGCCCGTCGCTGTCCGTGCTGTGCCACCACCACCAGGCGCTGGACCGCCTCGGCGACGGCCTGGCGGTGGTCGCCACCGCGCCGGACGGCGTCGCGGAGGCCGTCGAGGCGCAGGGCCTGCGGTTCGCGCTCGGCGTCCAGTCGCACCCGGAGGCCGCCCGCGAGGACCGCCTGTTCGCCGCGCTCGTCGCCGCGGCGCGGAAGGGGGCGCGATGA
- the thrS gene encoding threonine--tRNA ligase: MSQPRPAAAPAPPRVVVPAGTTAGTAVREAGLPGKGPDAVVVVRDAEGNLRDLSWAPSVDVEVEPVAADTPDGRAVIRHSAAHVLAQAVQQQFPEAKLGIGPPVKDGFYYDFQVDKPFTPEDLQALEKRMKQIIKGAQRFDRRVVESVDAAKRELADEPFKLELVDLKSDVDTSEVMEVGAGELTIYDNLDPRTGERVWGDLCRGPHVPTTKHIPAFKLTRVAAAYWRGNENNPQLQRVYGTAWESPEALDAHLELLAEAERRDHRKLGVELDLFSFPDELGSGLAVFHPKGGIVRRELENYSRRRHEESDYEFVNTPHITKSGLFHTSGHLPYYADTMFPPIEFEGEDYYLKAMNCPMHNLIFRSRGRSYRELPLRLFEFGTVYRYEKSGVVHGLTRVRGLTMDDSHIYCTKEQMPGELRSLLKFVLDLLADYGLSDFYLELSTRDDSPKFIGDPEEWEEATETLRQAAEDSGLELVPDPGGAAYYGPKISVQAKDAIGRSWQMSTIQLDFNQPRRFELEYTAPDGSRQRPIMIHRALFGSIERFFGVLTEHYAGAFPAWLAPVQVVGIPIADEHVPHLRQVAAALREHKIRVEVDASDDRMQKKIRNHTTQKVPFMLLAGGKDVESGAVSFRFRDGTQVNGVPVERAVEAIVDWVARRENASPTAELVR; the protein is encoded by the coding sequence GTGTCCCAACCGCGCCCCGCAGCCGCACCCGCCCCACCGCGCGTGGTGGTGCCGGCCGGGACCACCGCGGGCACGGCGGTCCGGGAGGCGGGGCTGCCGGGCAAGGGGCCGGACGCCGTCGTGGTGGTCCGCGACGCGGAGGGGAACCTGCGCGACCTGTCGTGGGCCCCGTCGGTGGACGTCGAGGTGGAGCCGGTGGCCGCCGACACGCCGGACGGCCGCGCCGTGATCCGCCACTCCGCCGCGCACGTGCTGGCCCAGGCCGTGCAGCAGCAGTTCCCCGAGGCCAAGCTGGGCATCGGCCCGCCGGTCAAGGACGGGTTCTACTACGACTTCCAGGTCGACAAGCCGTTCACGCCCGAGGACCTCCAGGCGCTGGAGAAGCGCATGAAGCAGATCATCAAGGGCGCGCAGCGGTTCGACCGCCGCGTGGTGGAGTCCGTCGACGCCGCCAAGCGCGAGCTCGCGGACGAGCCGTTCAAGCTCGAACTCGTCGACCTCAAGTCCGACGTGGACACCTCCGAGGTGATGGAGGTCGGCGCCGGCGAGCTGACGATCTACGACAACCTCGACCCGCGCACCGGCGAGCGCGTCTGGGGCGACCTGTGCCGCGGCCCGCACGTGCCCACGACCAAGCACATCCCGGCGTTCAAGCTCACCCGCGTGGCCGCCGCGTACTGGCGCGGCAACGAGAACAACCCGCAGCTCCAGCGCGTCTACGGCACGGCGTGGGAGTCGCCGGAGGCGCTGGACGCCCACCTGGAGCTGCTGGCCGAGGCCGAGCGCCGCGACCACCGCAAGCTCGGCGTCGAGCTGGACCTGTTCAGCTTCCCGGACGAGCTGGGCTCCGGCCTGGCCGTGTTCCACCCCAAGGGCGGCATCGTCCGCCGGGAGCTGGAGAACTACTCGCGCCGCAGGCACGAGGAGTCCGACTACGAGTTCGTCAACACGCCGCACATCACCAAGAGCGGCCTGTTCCACACGTCGGGCCACCTGCCCTACTACGCCGACACGATGTTCCCGCCCATCGAGTTCGAGGGCGAGGACTACTACCTCAAGGCCATGAACTGCCCGATGCACAACCTGATCTTCAGGTCGCGCGGGCGGTCCTACCGCGAGCTGCCGCTGCGCCTGTTCGAGTTCGGCACGGTCTACCGGTACGAGAAGTCCGGCGTGGTGCACGGCCTCACCCGCGTGCGCGGCTTGACGATGGACGACTCGCACATCTACTGCACCAAGGAGCAGATGCCGGGCGAGCTGCGGTCGCTGCTGAAGTTCGTGCTCGACCTGCTCGCCGACTACGGCCTGAGCGACTTCTACCTGGAGCTGTCCACTCGGGACGACTCGCCGAAGTTCATCGGTGACCCGGAGGAGTGGGAGGAGGCCACCGAGACGCTGCGGCAGGCCGCCGAGGACTCCGGGCTGGAACTGGTCCCCGACCCCGGTGGCGCGGCCTACTACGGCCCGAAGATCTCGGTGCAGGCCAAGGACGCCATCGGCCGGTCGTGGCAGATGTCGACCATCCAGCTCGACTTCAACCAGCCGAGGCGGTTCGAGCTGGAGTACACCGCGCCGGACGGCTCGCGGCAGCGGCCCATCATGATCCACCGGGCGCTGTTCGGGTCCATCGAGCGGTTCTTCGGCGTGCTCACCGAGCACTACGCGGGCGCGTTCCCGGCGTGGCTCGCGCCGGTGCAGGTGGTCGGCATCCCGATCGCCGACGAGCACGTGCCGCACCTCCGGCAGGTGGCGGCGGCGCTGCGGGAGCACAAGATCCGCGTCGAGGTGGACGCCTCCGACGACCGGATGCAGAAGAAGATCCGCAACCACACCACGCAGAAGGTGCCGTTCATGCTGCTCGCGGGCGGCAAGGACGTCGAGTCGGGCGCGGTGTCGTTCCGGTTCCGCGACGGCACGCAGGTCAACGGCGTGCCGGTGGAGCGGGCGGTCGAGGCGATCGTCGACTGGGTCGCGCGCCGCGAGAACGCCTCGCCCACGGCGGAACTCGTCCGGTGA
- the pgsA gene encoding phosphatidylinositol phosphate synthase, with amino-acid sequence MLNIFARASVSRVTDPIGAWLLRRGLTPNTVTVLGTLGCVAAALWFIPRGQLFAGAAVVTAFVLFDLIDGAMARAQGGGTSFGAVLDASCDRVADGALFAAITWWCFEAGEKGLAAAALVALVGAQVISYVKARAEASGLSADGGLAERAERFIVALVGVGLHGLGVPYVLPLALYLLAALVVVTVAQRVLAVRRAAKELST; translated from the coding sequence ATGCTGAACATCTTCGCCCGCGCGTCGGTTTCGCGCGTCACCGATCCGATCGGTGCGTGGCTGCTCCGACGCGGCCTCACCCCGAACACCGTCACGGTGCTCGGCACCCTCGGCTGCGTCGCCGCCGCGCTGTGGTTCATCCCGCGCGGGCAGCTGTTCGCCGGCGCCGCCGTCGTCACCGCGTTCGTGCTGTTCGACCTCATCGACGGGGCGATGGCCCGCGCGCAGGGCGGCGGCACGAGCTTCGGCGCGGTCCTGGACGCGAGCTGCGACCGGGTCGCCGACGGCGCGCTGTTCGCCGCCATCACCTGGTGGTGCTTCGAGGCGGGTGAGAAGGGCCTGGCCGCCGCCGCGCTGGTGGCGCTGGTGGGCGCGCAGGTCATCTCGTACGTGAAGGCGCGGGCGGAGGCGTCGGGCCTGTCCGCCGACGGCGGCCTGGCCGAACGGGCGGAGCGGTTCATCGTCGCCCTGGTCGGCGTCGGGCTGCACGGGCTGGGCGTGCCCTACGTCCTGCCGCTCGCGCTGTACCTGCTGGCGGCGCTCGTGGTGGTCACGGTGGCGCAGCGGGTCCTGGCCGTGCGGCGCGCCGCGAAGGAGCTGTCGACATGA
- the eat gene encoding ethanolamine permease translates to MAEHVDYEQVGREYLERRQLKRGAAGWVLLAGLGVSYVVSGEFAGWNFGLAQGGWGGLLVATALMATMYTGMALGLAELAAALPVAGAGYGFARRALGPLGGFATGVAILVEYAIAPAAIAVFIGGYVEALGLFGLTNSWPVHLACFALFVGVHLYGVGEALRLMFVITAVAVAALVAFVVGMIPRFDADKLFDLAGHGGFLPFGVAGVLGALVYAIWFFLAVEGVPLAAEEARDPARDMPRGILGAMAVLLLLAGAIVVLAPGGAGSEALRASDHPLPDAVRAAYGGDTPLALVVNYVGLAGLVASFFSIIFAYSRQLFALSRAGYLPRALSRTGRRRTPYLALIVPGAIGFALAAVTRDGALLINVAVFGAALSYVLMMVSHIVLRVREPELARPYRTPGGVVTTGVALVLAVLAVVATFVVDELAAGITAGIVVVALAYFWFHSRHHLVAAAPEEEFAAIARAERELG, encoded by the coding sequence ATGGCCGAGCACGTCGACTACGAGCAGGTCGGCCGCGAGTACCTGGAGCGCAGGCAGCTCAAGCGCGGCGCGGCGGGCTGGGTGCTGCTCGCGGGGCTCGGGGTCTCGTACGTGGTCTCCGGCGAGTTCGCCGGGTGGAACTTCGGGCTCGCGCAGGGCGGCTGGGGCGGCCTGCTGGTCGCGACCGCCCTGATGGCGACCATGTACACGGGCATGGCGCTCGGCCTGGCCGAGCTGGCCGCGGCGCTGCCCGTCGCGGGCGCGGGGTACGGGTTCGCCCGCCGCGCGCTCGGCCCGCTGGGCGGGTTCGCGACCGGCGTCGCGATCCTCGTCGAGTATGCCATCGCGCCCGCCGCCATCGCCGTGTTCATCGGCGGGTACGTCGAGGCGCTCGGCCTGTTCGGGCTGACCAACTCGTGGCCGGTGCACCTGGCGTGCTTCGCCCTCTTCGTCGGCGTGCACCTGTACGGGGTGGGCGAGGCGCTGCGGCTGATGTTCGTGATCACCGCCGTTGCGGTGGCGGCGCTGGTCGCGTTCGTCGTCGGCATGATCCCGAGGTTCGACGCCGACAAGCTGTTCGACCTCGCCGGGCACGGCGGCTTCCTGCCGTTCGGCGTCGCCGGCGTGCTGGGCGCGCTGGTGTACGCGATCTGGTTCTTCCTCGCCGTGGAGGGCGTGCCGCTGGCCGCCGAGGAGGCGCGGGACCCCGCGCGCGACATGCCGCGCGGCATCCTCGGCGCGATGGCGGTGCTGCTGCTGCTCGCCGGCGCGATCGTGGTGCTCGCGCCCGGCGGTGCGGGCTCCGAGGCGTTGCGGGCGTCCGACCACCCGCTGCCCGACGCCGTGCGCGCGGCCTACGGCGGCGACACGCCGCTGGCGCTGGTCGTCAACTACGTCGGCCTGGCCGGGTTGGTGGCGAGCTTCTTCTCGATCATCTTCGCGTACTCGCGGCAGCTGTTCGCGCTGTCGCGGGCGGGGTACCTGCCGCGGGCGCTGTCGCGGACGGGTCGGCGCAGGACGCCGTACCTGGCGCTGATCGTGCCGGGCGCGATCGGGTTCGCGCTGGCGGCCGTGACGCGCGACGGGGCGCTGCTGATCAACGTCGCGGTGTTCGGCGCGGCGCTGTCGTACGTGCTGATGATGGTGTCGCACATCGTGCTGCGCGTGCGCGAGCCCGAGCTGGCGCGGCCCTACCGGACGCCGGGCGGCGTGGTGACGACCGGTGTCGCGCTGGTGCTCGCGGTGCTGGCGGTGGTGGCGACCTTCGTCGTGGACGAGCTGGCCGCGGGGATCACGGCGGGCATCGTCGTGGTGGCGCTCGCGTACTTCTGGTTCCACAGCAGGCACCACCTGGTCGCCGCCGCGCCCGAGGAGGAGTTCGCGGCCATCGCGCGGGCGGAGCGGGAACTGGGCTGA
- a CDS encoding helix-turn-helix domain-containing protein, with amino-acid sequence MTAPERSRLARERLSRELRRLRTEAKMTGTATARATGMSQSKLSKIENGMLLPSVTDVERLVAELSATRETRVELVELARQLHAEAETRRVVLHRGAHRHQQTVARIEARATTSRFFQNAGVPALLQSENYLRVVLNATPAHEQDTAIATLRSRRARMDDVGKRFVFLLAESALRWRMGSADLMCEQIDHLAQIMRRPNVQLGVVPWTADVSMVALHGFQVYDERVVTLSVLTGNATITDPHDVREYLALFGRLERLAVRGEPLEDLLEQISRDHRKLG; translated from the coding sequence ATGACCGCACCTGAGCGTTCGCGGCTGGCCCGAGAACGGCTCTCGCGCGAGTTACGCAGGCTGCGCACGGAGGCCAAGATGACCGGCACGGCCACCGCGCGGGCGACCGGGATGAGCCAATCGAAGCTGTCGAAGATCGAGAACGGCATGCTCCTCCCGTCCGTGACCGACGTGGAGCGCCTGGTCGCGGAGCTGTCCGCGACCAGGGAGACCCGAGTCGAACTGGTCGAGTTGGCGCGTCAGTTGCACGCCGAGGCGGAGACCCGTCGGGTGGTGCTGCACCGGGGAGCGCACCGGCACCAGCAGACCGTGGCGCGAATAGAGGCCCGAGCGACCACGAGCCGCTTTTTCCAGAACGCCGGGGTTCCGGCTTTATTGCAGAGCGAGAACTACCTGCGGGTGGTGCTGAACGCGACCCCGGCGCACGAACAGGACACCGCGATCGCCACGCTGCGCAGTCGCCGTGCCCGGATGGATGACGTCGGCAAGCGGTTCGTGTTCCTGCTCGCCGAGAGCGCGCTGCGGTGGCGGATGGGGTCGGCGGACCTCATGTGCGAGCAGATCGACCACCTCGCGCAGATCATGCGCAGACCGAACGTGCAGCTCGGCGTGGTGCCGTGGACGGCGGACGTCAGCATGGTGGCGCTGCACGGCTTCCAGGTCTACGACGAGCGGGTCGTGACGTTGAGCGTGCTGACCGGCAACGCCACCATCACCGACCCGCACGACGTGCGGGAGTACCTCGCGCTGTTCGGCAGGCTGGAGCGGCTGGCCGTGCGCGGCGAGCCGCTGGAGGACCTGCTGGAGCAGATCTCCAGGGACCACCGCAAGCTCGGCTGA
- a CDS encoding glutamine synthetase family protein, which produces MLTVDRLRELVDTGEVDTVLVAIVDMQGRLQGKRCAARYFLGEVLEHAAEGCNYLLAVDADMNTVDGYAMSSWDTGYGDFVMKPDLSTLRRLPWHPGTALVMCDIEWEDGQPVAASPRQILRRQLDRLAERGLRAHVGTELEFIVFDNTYEDAWNRGYRDLTPANQYNVDYSLLGTGRVEPLLRDIRNHMAGAGLEVESAKGECNPGQHEIAFRYKEALVTCDNHSVYKTGAKEIAAQHGKSLTFMAKYNEREGNSCHIHLSLRSADGEPVFAEASGMSPLMRSFLAGQLAGLRELTYFLAPNVNSYKRFVEGSFAPTTVAWGRDNRTCALRVVGHGPSLRFENRVPGGDVNPYLAVAALIAAGLHGLENDLRLEDEFVGNAYASGRATVPTTLRDAASLFARSEIAHHAFGDDVVRHYLNAARVELAAYDSVVTDWERVRGFERL; this is translated from the coding sequence ATGCTCACCGTCGACAGGCTGCGCGAGCTGGTGGACACCGGGGAGGTCGACACGGTCCTGGTGGCGATCGTCGACATGCAGGGCCGCCTCCAGGGCAAGCGCTGCGCCGCGCGGTACTTCCTCGGCGAGGTCCTGGAGCACGCCGCCGAGGGCTGCAACTACCTCCTCGCGGTGGACGCGGACATGAACACCGTCGACGGCTACGCGATGTCGTCGTGGGACACGGGGTACGGCGACTTCGTGATGAAGCCCGACCTGTCGACGCTGCGCCGCCTGCCGTGGCACCCCGGCACCGCCCTGGTGATGTGCGACATCGAGTGGGAGGACGGGCAACCGGTGGCCGCCTCGCCGCGCCAGATCCTGCGCCGCCAGCTCGACCGCCTGGCCGAGCGGGGGCTGCGGGCGCACGTCGGCACGGAGCTGGAGTTCATCGTCTTCGACAACACCTACGAGGACGCCTGGAACCGGGGCTACCGCGACCTCACCCCGGCCAACCAGTACAACGTCGACTACTCGTTGCTGGGCACCGGGCGCGTCGAGCCGCTGCTGCGCGACATCCGCAACCACATGGCGGGCGCGGGCCTGGAGGTCGAGTCCGCCAAGGGCGAGTGCAACCCCGGCCAGCACGAGATCGCGTTCCGGTACAAGGAAGCGCTCGTCACGTGCGACAACCACAGCGTCTACAAGACGGGCGCGAAGGAGATCGCGGCGCAGCACGGGAAATCCCTGACGTTCATGGCGAAGTACAACGAGCGCGAGGGCAACTCGTGCCACATCCACCTGAGCCTGCGCTCCGCCGACGGCGAGCCGGTGTTCGCCGAGGCGTCGGGCATGTCGCCGCTGATGCGGTCCTTCCTGGCCGGCCAGCTCGCCGGGCTGCGCGAGCTGACCTACTTCCTCGCGCCGAACGTCAACTCCTACAAGCGGTTCGTCGAGGGCAGCTTCGCGCCGACGACCGTGGCGTGGGGCCGGGACAACCGCACGTGCGCGCTGCGCGTCGTCGGGCACGGGCCGTCGCTGCGGTTCGAGAACCGGGTGCCCGGCGGCGACGTGAACCCGTACCTGGCGGTGGCGGCGCTGATCGCGGCGGGCCTGCACGGCCTGGAGAACGACCTCCGGCTGGAGGACGAGTTCGTCGGCAACGCCTACGCCTCCGGCCGCGCCACCGTGCCGACGACGCTGCGCGACGCGGCGTCGCTGTTCGCGCGCAGCGAGATCGCCCACCACGCGTTCGGCGACGACGTGGTGCGCCACTACCTCAACGCGGCCAGGGTGGAGCTGGCCGCGTACGACTCGGTGGTCACCGACTGGGAGCGGGTCCGTGGTTTCGAACGGCTCTAG
- a CDS encoding HIT family protein, whose amino-acid sequence MTPRYEEQDGVGVHDALQRLWTPHRLSYVRGEGKADGDEPEGCPFCRVIGLDDADGLILARGESVFAVLNLYPYNPGHLMVLPYRHVPDYTDLEPAETVEFARFTQRAMRVVRAVASPHGFNIGMNQGVVAGAGIAAHLHQHVVPRWGGDANFMPVIGHTKVLPQLLGETRRLLSEAWAEQD is encoded by the coding sequence GTGACGCCGCGGTACGAGGAGCAGGACGGGGTCGGGGTCCACGACGCGCTCCAGCGGCTGTGGACCCCGCACCGCCTCTCGTACGTGCGCGGCGAGGGCAAGGCGGACGGCGACGAACCGGAGGGCTGCCCGTTCTGCCGGGTGATCGGGCTCGACGACGCCGATGGTCTGATCCTGGCGCGCGGCGAGTCGGTGTTCGCGGTGCTCAACCTGTACCCGTACAACCCCGGCCACCTGATGGTGCTGCCCTACCGGCACGTGCCCGACTACACCGACCTGGAGCCCGCCGAGACGGTGGAGTTCGCCCGGTTCACCCAGCGCGCCATGCGGGTGGTCCGCGCCGTGGCGAGCCCGCACGGGTTCAACATCGGCATGAACCAGGGCGTCGTGGCGGGCGCGGGCATCGCCGCGCACCTGCACCAGCACGTGGTGCCGCGCTGGGGCGGCGACGCGAACTTCATGCCGGTGATCGGCCACACCAAGGTCCTGCCCCAGCTGCTCGGGGAGACCCGCCGGCTGCTGTCGGAGGCGTGGGCCGAACAGGACTGA
- a CDS encoding aldehyde dehydrogenase family protein: protein MTTFDVIDPATAEKVRTVALASLEETDAAIDRARAAFPAWRAVAPGDRARLLRRFADAVDGALEELAALEVLNAGHTIGNARWEAGNVRDVLHYYSAAPERLFGRQIPVPGGLDVTFQEPLGVVGVIVPWNFPMPIAGWGFAPALAAGNAVVLKPAELTPLTALRLAELALDAGLPEGVFQVLPGAGPVVGRRFVTHPAVRKVVFTGSTRVGKEVMAGCAEQVKRVTLELGGKSANIVFADADLERAAATAPDGAFDNAGQDCCARSRILVQASVYDRFMALLEPAVRGVVVGPPGDEATAMGPLISAAHLAKVSSYVPADAPVAFRGSAPPGPGFWFPPTVLAPVSPTDPAAVDEIFGPVVVVLPFTDEDDAVRLANAGEYGLSGSIWTRDVGRALRVSRAVEAGNLSVNSHSSVRYWTPFGGFKQSGLGRELGPDAPDSFTETKNVFIAH, encoded by the coding sequence ATGACCACCTTCGACGTGATCGACCCGGCGACGGCCGAGAAGGTGCGCACCGTCGCGCTCGCCTCGCTGGAGGAGACCGACGCGGCGATCGACCGCGCGCGGGCCGCGTTCCCGGCGTGGCGGGCCGTCGCGCCGGGCGACCGGGCCCGGCTGCTGCGCCGGTTCGCCGACGCCGTCGACGGCGCGCTGGAGGAGCTGGCGGCGCTGGAGGTGCTCAACGCGGGGCACACCATCGGCAACGCGCGGTGGGAGGCGGGCAACGTCCGCGACGTGCTGCACTACTACTCGGCCGCGCCGGAACGCCTGTTCGGGCGGCAGATACCCGTGCCTGGCGGGCTCGACGTGACGTTCCAGGAGCCGCTGGGCGTGGTCGGCGTGATCGTGCCGTGGAACTTCCCGATGCCGATCGCCGGCTGGGGCTTCGCGCCCGCGCTCGCGGCGGGCAACGCGGTGGTGCTCAAGCCCGCCGAGCTGACGCCGCTGACCGCGCTGCGGCTCGCGGAACTGGCCCTCGACGCCGGCCTGCCCGAGGGCGTGTTCCAGGTGCTGCCCGGCGCCGGACCCGTGGTGGGGCGGCGGTTCGTGACCCACCCGGCGGTGCGCAAGGTGGTGTTCACCGGCTCCACGCGGGTGGGCAAGGAGGTCATGGCGGGCTGCGCGGAGCAGGTCAAGCGCGTCACGCTGGAGCTGGGCGGCAAGTCGGCCAACATCGTGTTCGCGGACGCCGACCTGGAGCGCGCCGCCGCCACCGCGCCCGACGGCGCGTTCGACAACGCCGGCCAGGACTGCTGCGCCCGGTCGCGCATCCTCGTCCAGGCGTCGGTGTACGACCGGTTCATGGCGCTGCTGGAACCGGCGGTGCGGGGCGTCGTCGTGGGACCGCCGGGCGACGAGGCGACCGCGATGGGTCCGCTGATCTCCGCCGCCCACCTCGCCAAGGTCTCCTCCTACGTGCCGGCCGACGCGCCGGTGGCGTTCCGCGGCTCCGCGCCGCCCGGTCCCGGCTTCTGGTTCCCGCCGACGGTGCTCGCGCCCGTGTCGCCGACCGACCCGGCGGCCGTGGACGAGATCTTCGGCCCGGTGGTCGTGGTGCTGCCGTTCACCGACGAGGACGACGCCGTGCGGCTGGCCAACGCGGGCGAGTACGGGCTGTCCGGCTCGATCTGGACCCGCGACGTGGGGCGGGCGCTGCGCGTGTCGCGCGCGGTGGAGGCGGGGAACCTGTCGGTCAACTCGCACTCCTCGGTGCGCTACTGGACGCCGTTCGGCGGGTTCAAGCAGTCCGGCCTGGGCCGCGAGCTGGGCCCGGACGCGCCGGACTCGTTCACCGAGACCAAGAACGTCTTCATCGCGCACTGA
- a CDS encoding 3-hydroxybutyryl-CoA dehydrogenase produces MSDIQRVGVVGSGLMGSGIAEVCARAGLDVLVAEVDLDATEAAKGRIASSLGKGVRSGKLTAEDRDAALERLRFTTDLADFADRNLVVEAVAENEQVKTDVFTALDKVVEDPRAIFASNTSSIPIMKLGMATGRPEQVIGVHFFNPVPVLKLVELVPSLLTGERTRARAEEFVTGVLHKQVIRSQDRAGFVVNALLIPYLLSAIRMLESGFASAEDIDNGMVLGCAHPMGPLRLADLIGLDTTKAIAESMYEEFKEPLYSPPPLLLRMVDAGLLGKKSGRGFHDYSS; encoded by the coding sequence GTGAGTGACATTCAACGTGTTGGAGTGGTGGGGTCCGGGCTGATGGGCTCCGGCATCGCCGAGGTCTGCGCGCGCGCCGGCCTGGACGTGCTGGTGGCCGAGGTCGACCTGGACGCCACCGAGGCCGCGAAGGGGCGGATCGCCTCGTCGTTGGGCAAGGGTGTGCGCAGCGGCAAGCTGACCGCCGAGGACCGGGACGCCGCACTGGAGCGCCTCCGGTTCACCACCGACCTCGCCGACTTCGCCGACCGGAACCTGGTCGTCGAGGCCGTCGCGGAGAACGAGCAGGTCAAGACGGACGTCTTCACCGCGCTGGACAAGGTCGTCGAGGACCCGCGGGCGATCTTCGCCTCGAACACCTCCTCCATCCCGATCATGAAGCTGGGCATGGCGACCGGGCGGCCGGAGCAGGTCATCGGGGTGCACTTCTTCAACCCCGTGCCGGTGCTGAAGCTGGTCGAGCTGGTGCCCTCGCTGCTGACCGGCGAGCGGACGCGGGCCCGCGCCGAGGAGTTCGTGACCGGCGTCCTGCACAAGCAGGTCATCCGGTCGCAGGACCGGGCGGGTTTCGTGGTCAACGCCCTGCTGATCCCCTACCTGCTGTCGGCGATCCGGATGCTGGAGTCCGGGTTCGCGAGCGCGGAGGACATCGACAACGGCATGGTGCTGGGCTGCGCGCACCCGATGGGCCCGCTGCGCCTGGCCGACCTGATCGGCCTGGACACCACCAAGGCGATCGCCGAGTCGATGTACGAGGAGTTCAAGGAGCCGCTGTACTCGCCGCCGCCGCTGCTGCTGCGCATGGTCGACGCGGGGCTGCTGGGCAAGAAGAGCGGTCGCGGGTTCCACGACTACTCGTCCTGA